A single region of the Thermodesulfatator indicus DSM 15286 genome encodes:
- a CDS encoding exosortase C-terminal domain/associated protein EpsI: protein MIKKAIFLAAVLVLFSLVMQAVSTIHPVPIKKDLALFPREIAGYKLVKEERMPPKVEKVLGVDNYIMREYCQKDTCISLYVGYFEEQQEGAMIHSPKHCMPGGGWLPIDDRIITLNTPHGQLKVNRFLLQKGDEKLLVYYWYQGRGRKVASEYEDRLYLLLDRLLKQRSDGALVRLMVPLKKGNEKKLKEFTRALVPILDQFLPS from the coding sequence TTTTTTTAGCGGCGGTATTGGTGCTTTTTTCTTTGGTTATGCAGGCGGTAAGTACTATTCATCCAGTGCCCATCAAAAAGGATTTGGCCCTTTTCCCACGAGAAATAGCCGGCTATAAGCTTGTAAAAGAAGAAAGAATGCCCCCGAAAGTAGAAAAGGTTCTCGGGGTAGATAATTACATCATGCGCGAGTATTGCCAAAAAGATACCTGTATAAGCCTTTACGTGGGTTATTTTGAAGAACAGCAAGAAGGGGCCATGATTCATTCTCCTAAGCACTGTATGCCTGGTGGCGGCTGGCTCCCCATAGACGATAGGATTATCACTCTTAATACCCCTCATGGTCAACTCAAAGTGAACCGTTTTTTGCTTCAAAAAGGAGACGAAAAGCTATTGGTTTATTACTGGTATCAGGGGCGCGGGCGTAAAGTCGCCAGTGAATATGAAGATAGACTTTATCTCCTGCTTGACCGTCTTTTGAAACAGCGTTCAGACGGCGCCCTGGTGCGTTTGATGGTCCCTTTAAAAAAGGGAAACGAAAAAAAATTAAAAGAGTTTACCAGGGCGCTGGTGCCTATTCTTGACCAGTTCTTGCCTTCTTAA
- a CDS encoding DJ-1 family glyoxalase III, with product MAKVAILLAPGYEELEAVTVIDVLRRGGVDVIIAGLEDTPIPSARDVKIVPDTTVDSLSPDELDMVILPGGLPGVENLKKDSRVKELIQKMQEKGKKCAAICAAPGALAAFGVLKGKKATIYPSLKDELKEARLEDAPVVVDENVITSQGPGTAMPFALTLLAILAGEEKAREVAQQMLVNWP from the coding sequence ATGGCCAAGGTAGCCATTTTATTAGCTCCGGGATACGAAGAACTCGAAGCCGTAACCGTAATAGACGTTCTGCGTAGGGGTGGAGTAGATGTAATCATCGCTGGTCTTGAAGATACCCCTATTCCCAGCGCCAGAGACGTAAAAATCGTACCTGACACTACGGTTGATAGCCTGTCCCCTGACGAACTTGATATGGTGATTTTACCAGGCGGGCTCCCTGGAGTGGAAAACCTCAAAAAAGATTCCAGGGTCAAAGAATTGATTCAGAAAATGCAGGAAAAGGGCAAAAAATGTGCGGCTATTTGTGCCGCTCCAGGAGCCCTGGCCGCTTTTGGGGTCCTCAAAGGCAAAAAGGCGACTATTTATCCCTCGCTGAAAGATGAATTAAAAGAAGCCAGGCTCGAAGATGCCCCGGTAGTAGTAGATGAAAACGTCATTACCAGCCAGGGGCCGGGCACGGCTATGCCCTTCGCCCTTACCCTTCTGGCTATTTTGGCCGGTGAGGAAAAGGCCAGAGAAGTAGCCCAACAAATGCTGGTTAATTGGCCTTAA
- a CDS encoding nicotinate phosphoribosyltransferase — protein MKTRLSSLFTDLYELTMAAVYFEREMFAPATFSFFVRSYPKNWRFFIFCGLEEVISWLEKFSFSEEDLAYLDNLGLFKPAFLDYLKNLRFTGDVFSMSEGAIFFAEEPVLEITAPLPQAQLVETFVINTLCFNSLVASKAVRSVLAARGRMVVDFSARRTHGVEAALKVARNSYLVGFSATSNTLAGKLYNIPVTGTMAHSFIESFPSEVEAFSAFAEIFPDNTVLLLDTYDTITATKKAIDLAKRLEAQGKRLKGVRLDSGNISHLAKEVRRLLDEAGLSYVKIFVSGGLDEYQIEKFLEEGVPVDAFGVGTKMGVSADAPYLDASYKLVSYDGRPVAKLSSGKKTLAGEKQVYRFKKNGFLQKDLVALRNETFDAEPLLEKVMEKGKRLKPKQTLGDIKKHIQMALKEIPDELKAIRPSENSFYCVEVSPHLAALQKKIEEEIRLKEILV, from the coding sequence ATGAAAACCCGTTTATCCTCCCTTTTTACAGACCTTTATGAACTCACCATGGCGGCGGTTTATTTTGAACGAGAAATGTTTGCGCCAGCCACCTTTTCTTTTTTTGTGAGAAGTTACCCCAAAAACTGGCGTTTTTTTATTTTTTGCGGGTTAGAAGAAGTGATTTCCTGGCTAGAAAAATTCTCTTTTTCCGAAGAAGATTTGGCTTATCTGGACAATCTGGGTCTTTTTAAACCAGCTTTTTTAGATTATTTGAAAAATTTACGTTTTACAGGTGATGTTTTTAGCATGTCTGAAGGGGCTATTTTTTTTGCCGAAGAGCCTGTTCTGGAAATCACGGCCCCTTTACCTCAAGCTCAGCTAGTAGAAACATTTGTAATAAATACTTTATGTTTTAACTCTCTTGTGGCTAGCAAGGCCGTGAGGAGTGTTCTAGCGGCCCGAGGTCGGATGGTAGTAGATTTTTCAGCTAGACGCACTCACGGAGTAGAAGCTGCTCTTAAGGTAGCCAGAAATTCCTATTTGGTGGGTTTTTCCGCTACAAGCAATACGCTTGCTGGAAAGCTTTATAATATTCCAGTAACTGGTACCATGGCTCATTCTTTTATTGAAAGTTTCCCCTCTGAGGTTGAAGCCTTCTCGGCCTTTGCTGAAATCTTTCCTGATAACACAGTTCTACTACTTGATACTTACGATACCATTACGGCCACTAAAAAAGCCATTGATCTTGCTAAACGGCTCGAAGCGCAGGGTAAACGTCTTAAAGGAGTACGACTTGATAGTGGAAATATTAGTCATTTGGCAAAAGAAGTAAGACGCCTTTTAGATGAAGCGGGCCTTTCCTACGTAAAAATTTTTGTTAGCGGCGGGCTTGATGAATACCAGATAGAAAAATTCTTAGAAGAAGGTGTTCCGGTTGACGCCTTTGGTGTGGGGACAAAAATGGGGGTTTCAGCGGATGCCCCTTATCTTGATGCCTCCTATAAGCTGGTCTCCTATGATGGGAGGCCAGTAGCTAAGCTTTCTTCTGGAAAAAAGACTTTAGCTGGTGAAAAACAGGTCTATCGTTTTAAAAAGAATGGCTTTCTTCAAAAAGACTTGGTAGCTTTGCGAAATGAAACCTTTGATGCCGAACCTTTACTTGAAAAGGTTATGGAAAAAGGCAAACGCCTCAAACCAAAACAAACCCTGGGTGATATTAAAAAACATATTCAGATGGCCCTTAAAGAAATACCTGATGAGCTCAAGGCTATCAGGCCGTCTGAAAATAGCTTTTATTGTGTAGAAGTTTCTCCTCATTTGGCTGCTCTACAAAAGAAAATAGAAGAAGAAATCCGTCTCAAAGAAATCTTAGTTTAA
- a CDS encoding cysteine hydrolase family protein — translation MRALLVIDMINDFLDPKGVLFCGEEVRAIISPLQEKIKQFRRDKNPVFYLCDQHEPEDLEFLAFPPHALKGSWGAEIIPELKPETIDYVIPKTRFSGFFKTPLEDMLLKLGVKTVCLTGVCTSICVMDTAADAFFRNFKIEVFKDCVGDFDKEMHLFALKRMERIYKAKIL, via the coding sequence ATGAGGGCCTTATTAGTAATTGATATGATAAATGATTTTTTGGATCCCAAAGGGGTTCTCTTCTGCGGCGAAGAAGTAAGGGCTATTATAAGTCCTTTACAAGAGAAAATTAAACAATTTCGAAGGGACAAAAATCCTGTTTTCTATCTCTGTGATCAACATGAACCAGAAGATCTTGAATTTTTGGCCTTTCCACCTCATGCTTTAAAAGGCTCTTGGGGAGCAGAAATTATCCCAGAACTTAAGCCCGAAACAATTGATTACGTAATCCCTAAAACCCGCTTTAGCGGTTTTTTTAAAACCCCTTTAGAAGATATGCTCTTAAAGTTGGGAGTAAAAACTGTTTGCCTCACAGGAGTGTGTACCAGTATTTGTGTAATGGATACCGCGGCTGATGCTTTTTTTCGAAACTTCAAAATCGAGGTTTTTAAAGATTGTGTAGGTGATTTTGATAAGGAAATGCACCTCTTTGCCCTCAAACGCATGGAACGGATTTATAAAGCGAAAATTCTATGA